In Enoplosus armatus isolate fEnoArm2 chromosome 2, fEnoArm2.hap1, whole genome shotgun sequence, one DNA window encodes the following:
- the stx10 gene encoding syntaxin-10 isoform X1, with protein sequence MSLEDPFFVVKGEVQKALSRARGLFDRWEELLQDGTQVSRDELDWSTNELRNCLRAIDWDLEDLSETINIVESNPGKFKLGDDELLERRDFVERTRKSVQEMKDQLSSPSAVAQAEKKNRQALLTSSGQDRSTGLEAHMVSTNSRYIQEQQEQQQLIMQEQDDQLELVSGSIRVLKDMSGRIGDELDEQAVMLGDFGDEMDQTSSRMDSVLKKLEKVSHMTSSRRQWCAIGVLVTIMIVVLILFFAL encoded by the exons ATGTCGTTAGAAGACCCATTTTTCGTTGTGAAGGG ggaGGTGCAGAAGGCCCTCTCTCGTGCTCGGGGCCTGTTTGATAGATGGGAGGAACTGTTGCAGGATGGGACACAG GTAAGTCGTGATGAACTGGACTGGAGCACCAATGAACTGAGGAACTGTCTGAGAGCCATAGACTGGGACCTGGAGGACCTCAGTGAAACCATCA ATATTGTGGAGTCGAACCCGGGGAAGTTCAAACTGGGTGACGATGAACTTCTGGAGAGGAGAGACTTTGTGGAGCGAACCAGGAAATCTGTCCAG gaGATGAAGGATCAGTTGTCCAGCCCTTCAGCTGTGGctcaggcagagaagaagaacagacag GCCCTGCTGACTTCATCAGGCCAGGACAGGTCAACGGGACTGGAGGCTCATATGGTGTCTACAAACTCCAGATACATCCAGGAGcaacaggaacaacaacag ctgatCATGCAGGAGCAGGATGATCAGCTGGAGTTGGTGTCAGGCAGCATCAGAGTCCTCAAAGACATGTCGGGACGCATTGGGGACGAGCTGGACGAGCAGGCTGT TATGTTGGGGGATTTTGGAGACGAGATGGACCAGACATCATCCCGTATGGACTCGGTCCTGAAGAAGCTGGAGAAGGTGTCTCACATGACCAGCA GTCGGAGACAGTGGTGTGCTATCGGTGTGCTGGTCACCATCATGATCGTggtcctcatcctcttcttcgCGCTCTGA
- the stx10 gene encoding syntaxin-10 isoform X3 gives MSLEDPFFVVKGEVQKALSRARGLFDRWEELLQDGTQVSRDELDWSTNELRNCLRAIDWDLEDLSETINIVESNPGKFKLGQDRSTGLEAHMVSTNSRYIQEQQEQQQLIMQEQDDQLELVSGSIRVLKDMSGRIGDELDEQAVMLGDFGDEMDQTSSRMDSVLKKLEKVSHMTSSRRQWCAIGVLVTIMIVVLILFFAL, from the exons ATGTCGTTAGAAGACCCATTTTTCGTTGTGAAGGG ggaGGTGCAGAAGGCCCTCTCTCGTGCTCGGGGCCTGTTTGATAGATGGGAGGAACTGTTGCAGGATGGGACACAG GTAAGTCGTGATGAACTGGACTGGAGCACCAATGAACTGAGGAACTGTCTGAGAGCCATAGACTGGGACCTGGAGGACCTCAGTGAAACCATCA ATATTGTGGAGTCGAACCCGGGGAAGTTCAAACTGG GCCAGGACAGGTCAACGGGACTGGAGGCTCATATGGTGTCTACAAACTCCAGATACATCCAGGAGcaacaggaacaacaacag ctgatCATGCAGGAGCAGGATGATCAGCTGGAGTTGGTGTCAGGCAGCATCAGAGTCCTCAAAGACATGTCGGGACGCATTGGGGACGAGCTGGACGAGCAGGCTGT TATGTTGGGGGATTTTGGAGACGAGATGGACCAGACATCATCCCGTATGGACTCGGTCCTGAAGAAGCTGGAGAAGGTGTCTCACATGACCAGCA GTCGGAGACAGTGGTGTGCTATCGGTGTGCTGGTCACCATCATGATCGTggtcctcatcctcttcttcgCGCTCTGA
- the stx10 gene encoding syntaxin-10 isoform X2, translated as MSLEDPFFVVKGEVQKALSRARGLFDRWEELLQDGTQVSRDELDWSTNELRNCLRAIDWDLEDLSETINIVESNPGKFKLGDDELLERRDFVERTRKSVQEMKDQLSSPSAVAQAEKKNRQVGGRQDRSTGLEAHMVSTNSRYIQEQQEQQQLIMQEQDDQLELVSGSIRVLKDMSGRIGDELDEQAVMLGDFGDEMDQTSSRMDSVLKKLEKVSHMTSSRRQWCAIGVLVTIMIVVLILFFAL; from the exons ATGTCGTTAGAAGACCCATTTTTCGTTGTGAAGGG ggaGGTGCAGAAGGCCCTCTCTCGTGCTCGGGGCCTGTTTGATAGATGGGAGGAACTGTTGCAGGATGGGACACAG GTAAGTCGTGATGAACTGGACTGGAGCACCAATGAACTGAGGAACTGTCTGAGAGCCATAGACTGGGACCTGGAGGACCTCAGTGAAACCATCA ATATTGTGGAGTCGAACCCGGGGAAGTTCAAACTGGGTGACGATGAACTTCTGGAGAGGAGAGACTTTGTGGAGCGAACCAGGAAATCTGTCCAG gaGATGAAGGATCAGTTGTCCAGCCCTTCAGCTGTGGctcaggcagagaagaagaacagacagGTTGGTGGAC GCCAGGACAGGTCAACGGGACTGGAGGCTCATATGGTGTCTACAAACTCCAGATACATCCAGGAGcaacaggaacaacaacag ctgatCATGCAGGAGCAGGATGATCAGCTGGAGTTGGTGTCAGGCAGCATCAGAGTCCTCAAAGACATGTCGGGACGCATTGGGGACGAGCTGGACGAGCAGGCTGT TATGTTGGGGGATTTTGGAGACGAGATGGACCAGACATCATCCCGTATGGACTCGGTCCTGAAGAAGCTGGAGAAGGTGTCTCACATGACCAGCA GTCGGAGACAGTGGTGTGCTATCGGTGTGCTGGTCACCATCATGATCGTggtcctcatcctcttcttcgCGCTCTGA